From a single Micromonospora pallida genomic region:
- a CDS encoding cysteine dioxygenase, translated as MDHPREPDLLAVARRHAVPPLPVRFDPVERWYTRLASGPDHEVWLLTWLPGQGTDLHDHGGSAGAFLVVSGTLTEEVVSGGRLRPHSLPGGTGRRFGARHVHRVTNRGDEPAVSLHVYRPALRRMTRYLLTDGRLRAAEVARAGVAW; from the coding sequence ATGGACCATCCGCGTGAGCCGGACCTGCTCGCCGTCGCCCGCCGGCACGCCGTGCCGCCGCTGCCGGTCCGGTTCGACCCCGTCGAGCGGTGGTACACCCGGCTCGCGTCCGGACCGGACCACGAGGTCTGGCTGCTCACCTGGCTGCCCGGTCAAGGCACCGACCTGCATGACCACGGCGGTTCCGCCGGTGCCTTCCTGGTGGTCTCCGGCACGCTGACCGAGGAGGTCGTCTCCGGTGGGCGGCTGCGCCCGCATTCGCTCCCCGGGGGCACCGGCCGCCGGTTCGGGGCGCGCCACGTGCACCGGGTGACCAACCGGGGCGACGAGCCGGCGGTGAGCCTGCACGTCTACCGGCCGGCCCTGCGCCGGATGACCCGCTACCTTCTCACCGACGGCCGCCTTCGGGCCGCCGAGGTCGCCCGCGCGGGCGTCGCCTGGTGA
- a CDS encoding rhodanese-like domain-containing protein produces the protein MTVPAGSRGIDEILAAARARLRRLDPEQAHVAYRRGALLVDIRPAAQRAAYGTVPGALAIERNVLEWRFDPRCAARLPQAVDYDLRVVILCQEGYTSSLAAAALQDLGLHRATDVVGGFAAWSIAGLPTLGPTVLRPPASTVAPVAVRPTPY, from the coding sequence GTGACCGTGCCGGCCGGCTCCCGGGGCATCGACGAGATCCTCGCCGCCGCGCGGGCCCGGTTGCGTCGGCTCGACCCGGAGCAGGCCCACGTGGCGTACCGGCGTGGCGCGTTGCTGGTCGACATCCGGCCGGCCGCCCAGCGGGCCGCGTACGGCACGGTCCCGGGCGCGCTCGCCATCGAGCGCAACGTCCTCGAGTGGCGGTTCGATCCACGCTGCGCCGCGCGGCTGCCGCAGGCCGTCGACTACGACCTGCGGGTCGTGATCCTCTGCCAGGAGGGCTACACCTCGTCGCTCGCCGCGGCCGCGTTGCAGGACCTCGGCCTGCACCGGGCCACCGACGTCGTCGGCGGCTTCGCCGCCTGGTCCATCGCCGGGCTACCCACGCTCGGCCCGACCGTTCTGCGGCCCCCGGCGTCAACCGTCGCGCCGGTGGCCGTCCGACCCACGCCGTACTGA
- a CDS encoding winged helix-turn-helix domain-containing protein, translating into MSVFATSARPYPTPRLVAPPRPRATPVLTITVDVASGAVTPRLARLVELLNELAETGEGVLRVRGTDRLAPAVPAPAEPHPEPAPRPDPSSPDTVLVAVAARDARRGSRVLGLTRIEFDLLLFLAEHPRRVFTRRQLLTGVWGHEHSVTRTVDVHVRRLRAKVGDDVPLVTTVHGVGYRLADDAPVLIDRDH; encoded by the coding sequence ATGTCCGTCTTCGCCACGTCCGCGCGTCCGTACCCGACGCCACGCCTGGTCGCGCCGCCGCGACCCCGGGCGACCCCGGTCCTGACCATCACCGTCGACGTCGCCTCCGGTGCGGTCACCCCGCGCCTGGCCCGCCTGGTCGAACTGCTCAACGAACTGGCCGAGACCGGTGAGGGGGTCCTGCGGGTACGCGGCACGGACCGGCTCGCGCCGGCCGTCCCCGCGCCCGCGGAGCCCCACCCGGAGCCGGCACCCCGCCCTGATCCGTCCAGCCCGGACACCGTGCTCGTCGCGGTCGCCGCCCGGGACGCGCGCCGCGGCTCCCGGGTCCTGGGCCTGACCCGCATCGAGTTCGACCTGCTGCTCTTCCTCGCCGAGCACCCGCGGCGGGTCTTCACCCGGCGACAACTGCTGACCGGAGTCTGGGGTCACGAACACTCTGTCACCCGAACGGTGGACGTGCATGTCCGTCGGTTACGTGCCAAGGTCGGTGACGACGTCCCGCTGGTGACCACCGTGCACGGGGTCGGCTACCGGCTCGCCGACGACGCGCCGGTGCTCATCGACCGCGACCACTGA
- a CDS encoding winged helix-turn-helix domain-containing protein: protein MSVSPASSRAGWHTSQPAVPGRPPAGQRRPSSTAAPVLTVTLSIPLYSEEALTPPARRLLEAARELLERGEGVVVTGPAPERRPDPVPAGRSSSRPQAAPTVPALHILAASRSVLRDGEPLPLTRLEFDLLLHLVAHPRRVFTRLQLLNAVWGYEHAGVRTVDVHVRRLRGKVGVDVPLVTTVYGVGYRLADDARITVDRTG from the coding sequence ATGTCGGTCAGCCCCGCCTCGTCGCGCGCCGGATGGCATACGTCCCAGCCCGCAGTCCCCGGTCGTCCTCCCGCCGGCCAGCGCCGTCCGTCCAGCACAGCGGCCCCGGTCCTCACCGTGACCCTGTCCATCCCGCTCTATTCCGAGGAGGCGCTGACCCCACCCGCCCGGCGGCTGCTCGAAGCGGCCCGGGAGCTGTTGGAACGGGGAGAGGGGGTCGTCGTCACCGGCCCCGCGCCGGAACGGCGACCGGATCCCGTCCCGGCCGGCCGGTCGTCGTCCCGCCCCCAGGCCGCGCCGACCGTGCCGGCGCTGCACATCCTCGCCGCCTCCCGGTCGGTGCTGCGCGACGGGGAGCCGCTGCCGCTGACCCGGCTGGAGTTCGACCTGCTGTTGCACCTGGTCGCGCACCCCCGCCGGGTCTTCACCCGGCTGCAACTGCTCAACGCCGTCTGGGGGTACGAGCACGCCGGGGTGCGCACCGTCGACGTGCACGTCCGGCGGCTACGCGGCAAGGTCGGGGTGGACGTGCCCCTGGTCACCACGGTCTACGGCGTCGGTTACCGGCTCGCCGACGACGCCCGGATCACCGTCGACCGTACCGGCTGA
- a CDS encoding uridine kinase encodes MRIRPISPERLVVALTERLVGAPVAGRLRVAVDGPPAADPDALAGALVDPLRAAGRPVLHVRTTDFLRPASVRLEHGRTNPDSYYLGWFDEAGLRREVLDPAGPDGTGHLLPSLWDARADRASRAGYVHLPPGGVVLVSGPLLLGGGLPFDVTVHLVLSPAALRRRTDAAQAWTLPAFARYAEEVAPQDFADVVVRLDDPRHPALVETAPTG; translated from the coding sequence ATGCGGATCCGCCCCATCTCCCCCGAACGGCTCGTCGTCGCGTTGACCGAGCGGCTGGTCGGGGCCCCGGTCGCCGGACGACTGCGGGTCGCCGTGGACGGTCCACCCGCCGCCGACCCGGACGCCCTGGCCGGGGCGCTGGTCGACCCGTTGCGCGCGGCGGGCCGGCCGGTGCTGCACGTACGCACCACCGACTTCCTGCGTCCGGCGTCGGTCAGACTCGAACACGGCCGGACCAACCCCGACTCGTACTACCTGGGCTGGTTCGACGAGGCGGGGCTGCGCCGCGAGGTCCTGGACCCGGCGGGCCCCGACGGCACCGGCCACCTGCTGCCGTCCCTCTGGGACGCCCGCGCCGACCGGGCCAGCCGCGCCGGGTACGTGCACCTGCCACCCGGCGGTGTGGTCCTGGTCAGCGGCCCGTTGCTGCTCGGCGGCGGACTGCCCTTCGACGTCACCGTCCACCTGGTGCTCTCGCCGGCCGCGCTGCGCCGCCGGACCGACGCCGCGCAGGCGTGGACGCTGCCCGCCTTCGCCCGGTACGCCGAGGAGGTCGCCCCGCAGGACTTCGCTGACGTGGTGGTCCGCCTCGACGACCCTCGGCACCCGGCGCTGGTGGAGACCGCACCGACCGGATGA
- a CDS encoding TraR/DksA family transcriptional regulator, protein MLVHDTVGTGRSQEEIDRIRLALQARYDELSTEYEQAMVESQVLRLVEVGDTAGDDQADSGTKTAERDTAQSLLRTILDRRAQFEHALARLEEGTYGHCEGCSTSIPVERLEIFPSATTCVTCKQSRERRAA, encoded by the coding sequence ATGCTCGTCCACGACACGGTCGGTACGGGGCGATCCCAGGAGGAGATCGACCGGATCCGCCTCGCCCTGCAGGCCCGCTACGACGAACTCTCCACGGAGTACGAGCAGGCGATGGTGGAGAGCCAGGTGCTCCGGCTGGTCGAGGTCGGCGACACCGCCGGGGACGACCAGGCCGACAGCGGCACCAAGACCGCCGAGCGGGACACCGCCCAGTCCCTGCTGCGGACCATCCTCGACCGGCGGGCCCAGTTCGAGCACGCCCTGGCCCGACTGGAGGAGGGCACCTACGGCCACTGCGAGGGCTGCTCCACGTCGATCCCGGTCGAGCGGCTCGAGATCTTCCCCTCCGCCACCACCTGTGTGACCTGCAAGCAGTCCCGGGAACGGCGGGCCGCCTGA
- a CDS encoding DUF72 domain-containing protein — protein MDRILVGTASWTDSTLLESGWYPSEADTPERRLAHYARQFPLVEVDATYYAPPAERTARLWAERTPAGFTFNVKAFSLLTGHPTRVGALHKDLRPETEKRNIYPGDLPAQAYEEVWTRFLTALDPLVAAGKLGALLFQFPPWFTIRRENKQYLLEVARRCAPLRPAFEFRHASWFAGDNAEETLDFLRQHRLTYVCVDMPQGHRSSVPPVLAATADLAVVRFHGHSDRWTSKDIHEKFGYHYSDRELRDWAPRLRELAGQAERTHVLLNNCYRDYAQTNAATLARLLGTG, from the coding sequence GTGGACCGGATCCTGGTCGGCACCGCCTCCTGGACGGATTCGACGCTGCTGGAGTCCGGCTGGTACCCGTCGGAGGCGGACACCCCGGAGCGGCGACTGGCCCACTACGCCCGCCAGTTCCCGCTGGTCGAGGTGGACGCCACCTACTACGCGCCGCCGGCCGAGCGGACCGCCCGGCTCTGGGCCGAACGCACCCCGGCGGGCTTCACCTTCAACGTCAAGGCGTTCAGCCTGCTCACCGGACACCCGACCCGGGTGGGCGCGCTGCACAAGGATCTGCGCCCGGAGACGGAGAAACGGAACATCTACCCGGGTGACCTGCCGGCCCAGGCGTACGAGGAGGTCTGGACCCGGTTCCTCACCGCCCTGGATCCGCTGGTCGCCGCCGGCAAGCTCGGCGCGTTGCTGTTCCAGTTCCCGCCCTGGTTCACCATCCGCAGGGAGAACAAGCAGTACCTGCTGGAGGTGGCCCGGCGGTGCGCCCCGCTGCGGCCGGCCTTCGAGTTCCGGCACGCCTCCTGGTTCGCCGGGGACAACGCCGAGGAGACCCTCGACTTCCTGCGCCAACACCGGCTGACGTACGTCTGCGTGGACATGCCCCAGGGTCACCGTTCGTCGGTGCCACCGGTGCTGGCAGCCACCGCCGACCTGGCGGTGGTCCGCTTCCACGGCCACAGCGACCGGTGGACCAGCAAGGACATCCACGAGAAGTTCGGCTACCACTACTCCGACCGGGAGCTGCGCGACTGGGCCCCGAGGCTGCGCGAGCTGGCCGGCCAGGCCGAGCGTACGCACGTGCTCCTGAACAACTGCTATCGCGACTACGCCCAGACCAACGCGGCCACCCTGGCCCGGCTGCTCGGCACCGGCTGA
- a CDS encoding DUF2267 domain-containing protein, with the protein MANEPNSVFESSLDKTNLILKDIEQAYGWSKDRRNQSFAALRTVLHLLRDRMPVQECVEFSAQLPVLVRGVYFDGWDPSNVPVKLNRDDFLFEVRQGFPFDTEGGPEQVVQVVLDTLRRHVTQGEWDDVRATMPSDLARMIP; encoded by the coding sequence ATGGCTAACGAACCGAACTCGGTGTTCGAGTCATCGCTGGACAAGACCAATCTGATCCTCAAGGACATCGAGCAGGCCTACGGCTGGTCGAAGGACCGTCGCAACCAGTCCTTCGCGGCCCTGCGTACGGTGCTGCACCTGCTGCGGGACCGGATGCCGGTGCAGGAGTGCGTGGAGTTCTCCGCGCAGTTGCCGGTGCTGGTGCGGGGCGTCTACTTCGACGGCTGGGACCCGTCGAACGTGCCGGTGAAGCTCAACCGGGACGACTTCCTCTTCGAGGTCCGGCAGGGCTTCCCGTTCGACACCGAGGGCGGCCCGGAACAGGTGGTACAGGTGGTGCTGGACACTTTGCGCCGGCACGTCACCCAGGGCGAGTGGGACGACGTACGGGCCACCATGCCCAGCGACCTGGCCCGGATGATTCCCTGA
- a CDS encoding cupin domain-containing protein: MPTIDPPGGHGRPAVPSAALAALARCVAVEPDKFAAAHWGRTPLLSRADELPNPAGFTDLFSPADADELLSRRGLRTPFLRIARDGQLVPAARWTGGGGAGAEISDQVLDERVLEQYANGATLVLQGLHRTWPALIDLARDLGLAVGQPLQVNAYLTPPGNQGFATHYDTHDVFVLQVDGRKRWRIHPPVLPDPLERQPWGGRADEVGATAEGPAALDVVLAPGDALYLPRGWLHSAQAQESSSLHLTIGVRALTRYAIVEELLALAAEDPRLRATLPFGVDLADPDAVEPELTETVEALRDWLLRADPTAVAGRLRQRAWPAARPAPIRPLAQAAAIRELTADSTVTVRAGLRWQLVPAGADRIALRVFDRTISLPAQCAEAVRALLTGAVSRVGDLRGLESDADRLVLTRRLLHEAILIPA; encoded by the coding sequence GTGCCGACCATCGACCCGCCGGGTGGCCACGGCCGCCCGGCGGTTCCGTCCGCCGCTCTCGCGGCGCTCGCCCGGTGTGTCGCCGTCGAGCCGGACAAGTTCGCCGCCGCCCACTGGGGACGCACGCCGCTGCTGTCCCGGGCCGACGAACTGCCCAACCCGGCCGGCTTCACCGACCTGTTCAGCCCCGCCGACGCCGACGAGCTGCTCAGTCGGCGCGGACTGCGTACCCCGTTCCTGCGGATCGCCCGGGACGGCCAGCTCGTGCCGGCGGCGCGCTGGACCGGCGGTGGCGGGGCCGGCGCCGAGATCAGTGACCAGGTCCTCGACGAACGGGTCCTGGAGCAGTACGCCAACGGGGCCACCCTGGTCCTGCAGGGACTGCACCGCACCTGGCCGGCGCTGATCGACCTCGCCCGCGACCTGGGCCTGGCCGTCGGCCAGCCGTTGCAGGTCAACGCCTACCTCACCCCGCCGGGCAACCAGGGCTTCGCCACCCACTACGACACCCACGACGTCTTCGTGCTCCAGGTCGACGGCCGTAAGCGTTGGCGGATCCACCCCCCGGTGCTCCCCGACCCGCTGGAACGGCAACCGTGGGGCGGGCGCGCCGACGAGGTCGGTGCCACCGCCGAGGGACCCGCCGCGCTGGACGTGGTGCTCGCCCCCGGCGACGCGCTCTACCTGCCCCGGGGCTGGCTGCACAGCGCTCAGGCGCAGGAATCCAGCTCGCTGCACCTGACCATCGGCGTCCGGGCGCTCACCCGGTACGCGATCGTCGAGGAACTGCTCGCCCTCGCCGCCGAGGACCCGCGCCTGCGGGCCACCCTCCCGTTCGGCGTGGACCTGGCCGACCCGGACGCGGTGGAACCCGAGCTGACCGAGACGGTCGAGGCGCTGCGGGACTGGCTGCTGCGCGCCGACCCGACGGCGGTCGCCGGCCGGCTGCGGCAACGGGCCTGGCCCGCCGCCCGCCCCGCGCCGATCCGTCCGCTCGCCCAGGCCGCCGCGATCCGCGAGCTGACCGCCGACAGCACGGTCACCGTGCGGGCCGGACTGCGTTGGCAGCTCGTCCCCGCCGGCGCGGACCGGATCGCCCTGCGCGTCTTCGACCGCACCATCTCGCTGCCGGCGCAGTGCGCCGAAGCGGTACGGGCACTGCTCACCGGCGCCGTGTCCCGGGTCGGCGACCTGCGGGGCCTCGAGTCCGACGCCGACCGCCTCGTCCTGACCCGCCGCCTCCTCCACGAAGCCATCCTCATCCCCGCCTGA
- a CDS encoding FtsK/SpoIIIE domain-containing protein codes for MADRRAQLVGRVRGLLSEALGSARGRLTAARAELETGQDRLTRVRRAAATVPQRVGAERDRRLAEIDSRYSTRIAELVRRAAAAAEREAPGAASADWSRWAPTPTGRADTPGAVRVGTVRIPGAEPVPALVPLLDAGHVHLTGEHRAACDAVVSALLLRSIGRTDPGTVRLIGYDPEHLGGGLAGFAPLGTAGLLTFVGPGGLARLLDDLVEQIRRINETVLAGEHSSLRELAAATGRRPEPWRVAVLLGGDELSRHERGQLDRVVRTGAACGVHLVVRGIPLPDDPTVQRVLVARGDVRIGGPTGLPVRLDPPPPATLVTETCRQVASTVNAGPAPTPFTELLPPPGEMWQEDSSTALVAPIGEGPSGRPVLLTLGDYPPHALIGGPSGTGKTNLIFAWIGALASRYSPAELEFYLLDFKEGVSFARFAQGRRDPSWLPHMRLVGINVNTDREFGLALLRFLAEELRRRADAAKQHEVTKLAELRAVDPKGHWPRIVAVVDEFQMLLAGRDVVAREAADLLEDLARRGRSQGIHLVLASQDVRGIEALWGRPALVAQFTLRIALPKALRILAERNDAAQSLPRHHAVINAESGMVEGNEIARIPSASEWETWSELQHRLWRMRPPDAAPARLFDGDAIPRLADAPDFRALAPARQPGGPRGPVALLGEIIDVQARSAALRLPRAPGRNLAVLGTRVDEACAVLDAVGRSLARQHEPGSARFSIACLDPDADHAARSLYEDLADDAAWYDEETVPELVAETAEALAGPGTPTTPHYLLLYAVDAAAGRLGARVGRRTGLEHLRQILHDGPERRTHVLAWWRGVARMRNDLGGPASRTDQIGAWVALDVQGGELGSSLYPGTGGPDWYPRPWRGLFFDRAVHRTGQTIIPYGLPR; via the coding sequence ATGGCTGACCGTCGGGCCCAGCTGGTGGGCCGGGTCCGGGGGTTGCTCTCCGAGGCGCTGGGCTCGGCCCGGGGCCGACTGACCGCCGCCCGGGCCGAGCTGGAGACCGGGCAGGACCGGCTGACCCGGGTACGGCGGGCCGCCGCCACGGTGCCGCAGCGGGTCGGCGCCGAGCGGGACCGCCGGCTCGCCGAGATCGACTCCCGGTACTCGACGCGGATCGCGGAGCTGGTCCGGCGGGCCGCGGCCGCCGCCGAGCGGGAGGCGCCGGGCGCGGCGTCGGCCGACTGGTCCAGATGGGCGCCCACCCCGACCGGACGGGCCGACACACCGGGCGCGGTCCGCGTCGGCACCGTCCGGATCCCCGGCGCGGAGCCGGTGCCCGCCCTGGTGCCGCTGCTGGACGCCGGGCACGTCCACCTCACCGGCGAGCACCGCGCTGCCTGCGACGCGGTGGTCTCCGCGCTGCTGCTACGCAGCATCGGCCGCACCGACCCGGGCACTGTCCGGTTGATCGGGTACGACCCGGAGCACCTCGGTGGCGGTCTGGCCGGGTTCGCCCCGCTCGGCACCGCCGGGCTGCTCACCTTCGTCGGTCCGGGCGGGTTGGCCCGGCTCCTGGACGACCTGGTGGAGCAGATCCGCCGGATCAACGAGACGGTGCTGGCCGGTGAGCACTCCTCGCTGCGGGAGCTGGCCGCGGCCACCGGGCGGCGGCCGGAGCCGTGGCGGGTGGCCGTACTGCTCGGCGGGGACGAACTCTCCCGGCACGAGCGCGGCCAGCTCGACCGGGTGGTCCGCACCGGGGCGGCCTGCGGGGTGCACCTGGTGGTCCGGGGCATTCCGCTGCCGGACGACCCGACCGTGCAGCGGGTGCTGGTCGCCCGCGGCGACGTACGGATCGGCGGCCCCACCGGCCTGCCGGTACGCCTCGACCCGCCGCCCCCGGCGACACTGGTCACCGAGACCTGCCGGCAGGTGGCGAGCACGGTCAACGCCGGCCCGGCCCCGACCCCGTTCACCGAGCTGCTCCCCCCGCCCGGCGAGATGTGGCAGGAGGACTCGTCGACCGCGCTGGTCGCGCCGATCGGCGAGGGGCCGAGCGGCCGGCCGGTGCTGCTCACCCTCGGCGACTACCCACCGCACGCGCTGATCGGCGGCCCGTCCGGCACCGGCAAGACCAATCTGATCTTCGCCTGGATCGGCGCGCTGGCCTCCCGCTACTCCCCCGCCGAGCTGGAGTTCTACCTGCTCGACTTCAAGGAGGGGGTGTCCTTCGCCCGGTTCGCGCAGGGACGGCGGGACCCGAGCTGGCTGCCGCACATGCGCCTGGTCGGCATCAACGTCAACACCGACCGGGAGTTCGGGCTGGCCCTGTTGCGCTTCCTCGCCGAGGAGCTGCGCCGCCGGGCGGACGCGGCCAAGCAGCACGAGGTCACCAAGCTCGCCGAGCTGCGGGCGGTCGACCCGAAGGGGCACTGGCCCCGGATCGTGGCGGTGGTCGACGAGTTCCAGATGCTGCTCGCCGGCCGGGACGTGGTCGCCCGGGAGGCCGCCGACCTGCTGGAGGACCTGGCCCGCCGGGGCCGTTCGCAGGGCATCCACCTGGTGCTCGCCTCGCAGGACGTACGGGGCATCGAGGCGCTGTGGGGCCGTCCCGCGCTGGTCGCCCAGTTCACCCTCCGGATCGCGCTGCCGAAGGCACTGCGGATCCTCGCCGAGCGCAACGACGCGGCCCAGTCCCTGCCCCGGCACCACGCGGTGATCAACGCGGAGTCCGGGATGGTGGAGGGGAACGAGATCGCCCGGATCCCGTCAGCCAGCGAGTGGGAGACCTGGAGCGAACTCCAGCACAGGCTGTGGCGGATGCGCCCGCCGGACGCCGCCCCGGCCCGCCTCTTCGACGGTGACGCGATCCCCCGGCTCGCCGACGCCCCCGACTTCCGGGCGCTGGCCCCGGCCCGGCAACCCGGCGGGCCGCGCGGCCCGGTCGCCCTGCTCGGGGAGATCATCGACGTGCAGGCCCGTTCGGCGGCGCTGCGGCTGCCCCGGGCGCCCGGCCGGAACCTCGCGGTGCTCGGCACCCGGGTCGACGAGGCGTGCGCGGTGCTCGACGCCGTCGGCCGTTCCCTGGCCCGGCAACACGAGCCCGGGTCGGCCCGGTTCTCCATCGCCTGCCTCGACCCGGACGCCGACCACGCCGCCCGGTCCCTCTACGAGGACCTCGCCGACGACGCAGCCTGGTACGACGAGGAAACGGTGCCGGAACTGGTCGCCGAGACGGCCGAGGCGCTGGCCGGGCCGGGCACCCCGACCACCCCGCACTACCTACTGCTCTACGCGGTCGACGCGGCGGCGGGCCGGCTGGGCGCGCGGGTCGGCCGGCGCACCGGGTTGGAGCACCTGCGGCAGATCCTGCACGACGGGCCGGAGCGGCGCACCCACGTGCTGGCCTGGTGGCGGGGCGTGGCGCGGATGCGCAACGACCTGGGCGGACCGGCCTCGCGGACCGACCAGATCGGGGCGTGGGTGGCCCTGGACGTGCAGGGCGGGGAACTGGGTTCGTCGCTCTACCCGGGCACCGGCGGCCCGGACTGGTACCCGCGCCCCTGGCGGGGCCTCTTCTTCGACCGGGCGGTGCACCGGACCGGTCAGACGATCATCCCGTATGGACTTCCTCGATGA